The Chlorocebus sabaeus isolate Y175 chromosome 1, mChlSab1.0.hap1, whole genome shotgun sequence genome includes a region encoding these proteins:
- the C1H11orf96 gene encoding LOW QUALITY PROTEIN: uncharacterized protein C11orf96 homolog (The sequence of the model RefSeq protein was modified relative to this genomic sequence to represent the inferred CDS: inserted 2 bases in 2 codons): MVVAIIVVVVVVSAISSCHSSEHESGCPRDFGFESEETNIRKTSREGKNRNGIMEVCLHSCVCVCVCVCVGARAPAKGAGKDPEGEPARTSELSSGEPGAQARQAAESWELPRAPRRTGGGITSASSVCIWDQGAGEGDLRPRGQPSWCRLGDPRRDSARPVSAIEGPCPGSARARRVLWGCGFSRNPRGLGLPSGAGWLGAGGAGEGAVTFREWRGDVRRKGAGRARFKWHSLSSELTAVWVAAGYIXREPGRRGADSYSSGGERLGARRNSAPRAPRPPTGPPXPPSRGAPARAREGRRHPAADLDPPPGEPPAAASRGAPAQRPPPENPGAPPPGPADAGGAMAAKPGELMGICSSYQAVMPHFVCLADEFPQPVRPAKLSKGRGRLRRPRQSRFKTQPVTFDEIQEVEEEGVSPMEEEKAKKSFLQSLECLRRSTQSLSLQREQLSSCKLRNSLDSSDSDSAL; this comes from the exons ATGGTGGTggctattattgttgttgttgttgttgttagtgcCATATCCAGTTGTCACTCTTCAGAGCATGAATCGGGGTGCCCGAGGGACTTTGGGTTTGAGAGTGAGGAGACAAACATAAGGAAGACATCTAGGGAAGGGAAGAACCGGAATGGAATAATGGAGGTGTGTTtgcattcgtgtgtgtgtgtgtgtgtgtgtgtgtgtgtgggcgcgCGCGCGCCTGCGAAGGGGGCTGGCAAGGATCCAGAGGGGGAGCCCGCCCGTACCTCCGAGCTCAGCTCTGGGGAGCCGGGCGCTCAGGCTCggcaggctgcagagagctgggaGCTGCCTCGCGCCCCGCGCAGAACCGGCGGCGGAATAACCAGCGCCTCGAGTGTGTGCATCTGGGATCAGGGGGCGGGGGAGGGTGACCTGCGCCCCCGCGGCCAACCCAGTTGGTGCAGACTTGGGGATCCCAGAAGGGACAGCGCCCGCCCTGTCTCGGCGATTGAGGGTCCCTGCCCAGGCTCAGCTCGGGCCCGCCGCGTGCTCTGGGGCTGCGGCTTCTCCCGGAACCCCCGCGGGCTGGGCCTGCCTTCCGGAGCCGGTTGGCTGGGGGCGGGCGGCGCCGGGGAAGGGGCAGTTACTTTCCGAGAGTGGCGGGGCGACGTCAGGCGGAAGGGCGCGGGGCGCGCACGCTTTAAATGGCATTCGCTGTCATCCGAGCTCACAGCCGTGTGGGTAGCCGCGGGCTATA AGCGGGAGCCCGGCCGCCGCGGGGCAGACAGCTACAGCAGCGGCGGCGAGCGCCTCGGAGCGCGGCGGAACAGCGCCCCCCGAGCCCCGCGCCCCCCGACGGGTCCGC GCCCGCCCTCCCGAGGAGCGCCGGCCCGGGCCCGCGAGGGCCGCCGCCACCCCGCAGCAGATTTGGATCCCCCGCCCGGCGAGCCCCCGGCTGCTGCCTCCCGGGGGGCCCCGGCGCAGCGGCCGCCTCCGGAGAACCCCGGCGCCCCGCCGCCCGGCCCCGCAGACGCCGGAGGCGCCATGGCCGCCAAGCCCGGCGAGCTGATGGGCATCTGCTCCAGTTACCAGGCGGTGATGCCGCACTTCGTGTGCCTGGCCGACGAGTTCCCGCAGCCCGTGCGGCCCGCCAAGCTGTCCAAGGGCCGGGGCCGGCTGCGGCGGCCGCGCCAGTCTCGCTTCAAGACGCAGCCGGTGACCTTCGACGagatccaggaggtggaggaggagggggtgtCCCCCATGGAGGAGGAGAAGGCCAAGAAGTCGTTCCTGCAGAGCCTGGAGTGCCTGCGCCGCAGCACGCAGAGCCTGTCGCTGCAGCGGGAGCAGCTCAGCAGCTGCAAACTGAGGAACAGCCTGGACTCCAGCGACTCCGACTCGGCCCTGTGA